From the genome of Halomonas sp. 1513, one region includes:
- a CDS encoding ectoine hydrolase DoeA, with product MTQVTLPFTREEYASRLWKVRAEMANRGIDVLIISDPSNMAWLTGYDGWSFYVHQCVLLGLEGEPVWYGRRMDANGALRTCWIDPSNITYYPDYYVQNPDMHPMDYLAQSIMPDRGWHRGVVGMEMDNYYFSAKAYQSLLRELPHARFMDANALVNWCRAIKSPQEIAYMRVAGKIVEGMHSRILEVIEPGLPKSKLVSEIYRVGIEGWVDEHGKVYGGDYPAIVPMLPTGKDAAAPHLTWDDTPFREGEGTFFEIAGVFKRYHAPLSRTVFLGKPPRDFVRAESALLEGIENGLAVAKPGNRTADIAMALGAAMDKYGFDRGGARCGYPIGISYPPDWGERTMSLRPSDETILKPGMTFHFMPGLWEDEWGLEITESILITETGCETLADFPRQLFVR from the coding sequence ATGACTCAGGTAACCCTGCCTTTCACTCGTGAAGAGTATGCCAGCCGCCTATGGAAGGTACGGGCGGAGATGGCCAATCGCGGCATCGATGTGCTGATCATCAGCGACCCCTCCAACATGGCCTGGCTCACCGGCTATGACGGCTGGTCGTTCTATGTTCATCAGTGCGTGCTGCTGGGGCTGGAAGGCGAGCCGGTGTGGTACGGCCGGCGCATGGACGCCAACGGGGCGCTGCGCACCTGCTGGATCGACCCGTCCAACATCACCTACTACCCGGATTACTACGTGCAGAATCCGGACATGCATCCCATGGACTACCTGGCCCAGTCGATCATGCCTGACCGCGGCTGGCATCGGGGCGTGGTGGGCATGGAGATGGACAACTACTACTTCTCGGCCAAGGCCTACCAGAGCCTGCTGCGCGAGCTGCCCCATGCGCGCTTCATGGACGCCAATGCGCTGGTCAACTGGTGTCGCGCCATCAAGTCGCCCCAGGAGATCGCCTACATGCGCGTCGCCGGCAAGATCGTCGAGGGCATGCACTCGCGGATTCTCGAGGTGATCGAGCCGGGCCTGCCCAAGAGCAAGCTGGTCTCGGAGATCTATCGCGTCGGCATCGAGGGCTGGGTCGATGAGCACGGCAAGGTGTACGGCGGTGACTACCCCGCCATCGTGCCGATGCTGCCCACTGGCAAGGACGCCGCCGCGCCGCATCTGACCTGGGACGACACGCCGTTCCGCGAGGGCGAAGGCACCTTTTTCGAGATTGCCGGCGTGTTCAAGCGCTACCATGCGCCGCTGTCGCGCACCGTATTTCTCGGCAAGCCGCCCAGGGACTTCGTGCGCGCCGAGTCGGCGCTGCTCGAGGGCATCGAGAACGGCCTGGCGGTGGCCAAGCCCGGTAACCGCACCGCGGATATCGCCATGGCGCTGGGCGCGGCGATGGACAAGTATGGCTTCGACCGCGGCGGCGCCCGCTGCGGCTACCCGATCGGCATCTCCTACCCGCCGGACTGGGGCGAGCGCACCATGAGCCTGCGCCCCTCGGACGAGACTATCCTGAAGCCAGGCATGACCTTTCACTTCATGCCCGGCCTGTGGGAGGACGAGTGGGGCCTGGAGATCACCGAGAGTATCCTGATCACCGAGACCGGCTGCGAAACCCTGGCCGACTTCCCGCGCCAGCTCTTCGTCCGCTGA
- a CDS encoding glyoxylate/hydroxypyruvate reductase A — protein MRILVHIDDAAGWQAALQERLPDAEVFTSDQAVDDIDYLAVWKPPAELLERHAEARGIINLGAGVDALLSNPGLPDDTPIVKLRDAGMGELIADYCLYGLLHVQRDFDRYRDQQQRAEWREHQVIDKGDWPVGVLGLGAIGRHVAERIAAAGFPVHGWSRSPKSLDEIHCHHGEEGLFDLLGQVRTLITLLPNTPETHHLINAETLAALPDGASLINPGRGTLIDEHALLEALGDAEHEGRLRSALLDAFPEEPLAADSPLWQHPRLLITPHMAGPTPLGAALDQVVETLEAWHAGREVPTIDRSAGY, from the coding sequence ATGCGAATTCTGGTGCATATCGACGATGCCGCCGGCTGGCAGGCAGCCCTGCAGGAGCGACTCCCCGACGCCGAGGTTTTCACCAGCGACCAGGCGGTCGACGACATCGACTACCTGGCGGTCTGGAAGCCGCCCGCCGAGCTGCTCGAGCGCCACGCCGAGGCCCGCGGCATCATCAACCTGGGCGCCGGCGTCGATGCCCTGCTGAGCAACCCGGGGCTACCGGACGACACCCCCATCGTCAAGCTGCGCGATGCCGGCATGGGCGAACTGATTGCCGACTACTGCCTCTACGGCCTGCTGCATGTACAGCGCGACTTCGACCGCTATCGCGACCAGCAGCAGCGCGCCGAGTGGCGCGAGCACCAGGTAATCGACAAGGGCGACTGGCCGGTGGGCGTTCTTGGGCTGGGCGCCATCGGCCGCCATGTCGCCGAGCGCATCGCCGCGGCAGGCTTTCCGGTTCACGGCTGGAGCCGCTCACCCAAGTCCCTCGACGAGATCCACTGCCACCACGGCGAAGAGGGCCTCTTCGACCTGCTGGGCCAGGTACGCACGCTGATCACCCTGCTGCCCAACACCCCCGAGACCCATCATCTGATCAACGCCGAGACCCTGGCCGCCCTGCCCGATGGCGCCAGCCTGATCAACCCCGGCCGCGGCACCCTGATCGACGAGCATGCGCTGCTCGAGGCGCTAGGTGATGCCGAGCACGAGGGTCGTCTGCGCAGCGCCCTGCTCGACGCCTTCCCCGAGGAGCCGCTGGCCGCCGACAGCCCGCTGTGGCAGCACCCGCGACTGCTAATCACCCCGCACATGGCCGGCCCCACGCCGCTCGGCGCGGCCCTCGACCAGGTAGTGGAAACCCTCGAGGCCTGGCATGCCGGGCGCGAGGTGCCGACCATCGACCGCAGCGCCGGCTACTGA
- a CDS encoding nicotinamidase, giving the protein MTMHIDYGPGDALLVVDMQNDFCEGGALAVAGGRGLIPGINAEIAAASAAGALVIASRDWHPVDHASFIHRGGSWPPHCVQDTHGAAFHPDLALPGDALRVSKATAFDADAYSAFDATGLAGYLHERNITRVVICGLALDVCVRATALDARHAGFAALLLAPLSAAVDPGAAGDCLAELERAGVEVRQ; this is encoded by the coding sequence ATGACCATGCACATCGATTACGGCCCCGGCGACGCCCTGCTGGTGGTCGATATGCAGAATGACTTCTGCGAGGGTGGCGCCCTGGCCGTGGCCGGCGGCCGCGGCCTGATTCCCGGCATCAACGCCGAGATCGCCGCCGCCAGCGCGGCGGGCGCCCTGGTGATCGCCTCCCGCGACTGGCACCCGGTCGACCACGCCAGCTTCATCCATCGCGGCGGAAGCTGGCCGCCGCACTGCGTTCAGGACACCCACGGCGCGGCCTTCCATCCCGACCTGGCACTGCCCGGCGACGCCCTGCGGGTGAGCAAGGCCACCGCCTTCGACGCCGACGCCTACTCGGCCTTCGACGCCACCGGCCTGGCCGGCTACCTGCACGAACGCAATATCACTCGGGTGGTGATCTGCGGCCTGGCGCTGGACGTCTGCGTTCGCGCCACGGCCCTCGACGCGCGCCATGCCGGCTTCGCCGCCCTGCTGCTGGCGCCGCTCAGCGCCGCCGTAGACCCCGGCGCGGCGGGCGACTGCCTGGCCGAGCTCGAGCGCGCCGGGGTCGAGGTGCGCCAATGA
- a CDS encoding nicotinate phosphoribosyltransferase, producing MSAAPPLQVADDDLALLTDLYQLTMLQAYWKEGLRERATFSLYFRQLPDTRRFMLACGQQHAAAVASRLHFQPHHRERLAATGQFEAEFLAWLGEWRFSGDIWALPEGTPVFPNQPLLEVEAPIAEAQLLESLLMNLVQLETLLASKAVRLVLAADGRPVVDFGMRRMHGVDAAVRGVRAYRSAGLAGTSNVLGGLRHDLPLRGTMAHSYILAHDHEREAFRAFLRHYPGTTLLVDTYDTLDGVRDLIALLDAEPELHLGAIRLDSGDLGSLAKTSRRLLDDAGHTRVKIVASSGLDEHKIAALVAQGAPIDVFGVGTQLGVSADAPVIDLSYKLVEYAGTPRAKRSPGKLNLPGRKQVYRRLDERGQLAGDTLALRDEAPPSGTPLLVPLVEGGRLDAEQMALAEQAPPRGAETLQRLPASLRMLEDGESGYPLSLSPALARLAERHR from the coding sequence ATGAGCGCGGCCCCGCCCCTGCAGGTCGCCGACGATGACCTGGCGCTACTCACCGACCTCTACCAGTTGACCATGCTCCAGGCTTACTGGAAGGAGGGCCTGCGCGAGCGCGCCACCTTCAGCCTCTATTTCCGCCAGCTGCCCGACACGCGCCGCTTCATGCTCGCCTGCGGCCAGCAGCATGCCGCCGCCGTGGCCAGCCGGCTGCACTTCCAACCGCACCACCGCGAGCGCCTGGCCGCGACTGGCCAGTTCGAGGCCGAGTTCCTCGCCTGGCTCGGCGAGTGGCGCTTCAGCGGCGATATCTGGGCGCTGCCCGAGGGCACGCCGGTGTTTCCCAACCAGCCGCTGCTCGAGGTCGAGGCGCCAATCGCCGAGGCCCAGCTGCTCGAGAGCCTGCTCATGAACCTGGTGCAGCTCGAGACCCTGCTGGCGTCGAAGGCGGTGCGCCTGGTACTGGCCGCCGACGGCCGGCCTGTGGTCGACTTCGGCATGCGCCGCATGCACGGCGTCGATGCCGCCGTGCGCGGCGTGCGTGCCTACCGCAGCGCCGGCCTGGCCGGTACCAGTAATGTGCTCGGCGGGCTGCGCCACGACCTGCCGCTGCGCGGCACCATGGCGCACAGCTATATCCTCGCCCACGACCACGAGCGCGAGGCGTTCCGCGCCTTCCTGCGCCACTACCCCGGCACCACCCTGCTGGTGGATACCTATGACACCCTGGACGGCGTGCGCGACCTGATCGCGCTGCTGGATGCCGAACCCGAGCTGCACCTGGGCGCCATCCGCCTCGACTCCGGCGACCTCGGTTCACTGGCCAAGACGTCGCGTCGCCTGCTCGACGACGCCGGCCACACCCGGGTCAAGATCGTTGCCAGCAGCGGCCTCGACGAGCACAAGATCGCCGCGCTGGTGGCCCAGGGCGCGCCCATCGACGTGTTCGGCGTCGGCACTCAGCTCGGGGTCTCCGCCGACGCGCCGGTGATCGATCTCTCCTACAAGCTGGTCGAATACGCCGGCACACCCCGCGCGAAGCGCTCGCCGGGCAAGCTCAACCTGCCCGGACGCAAGCAGGTCTATCGCCGGCTTGACGAACGCGGACAGCTGGCCGGCGACACCCTGGCCCTGCGCGACGAGGCGCCGCCGTCCGGCACCCCGCTGCTGGTGCCGCTGGTCGAGGGCGGGCGCCTGGATGCCGAGCAGATGGCCCTGGCCGAGCAGGCACCACCGCGGGGCGCCGAGACCCTGCAGCGCCTGCCGGCGTCACTGCGCATGCTGGAGGACGGCGAGTCCGGCTATCCGCTGTCGCTCTCCCCAGCGCTTGCCAGGCTGGCCGAACGCCACCGCTAG
- a CDS encoding porin — MNSAIFKTPLAIAITASGMALASTASAQSSDLDQRLADLEARIAAAEQRADAAEQRAEVAEAQAEEPLSSDAVEERLASVERQASGEEGFSFGAYARSGLLLGEDRKSIPGGPYVTPAGSLGGAVGRLGNEGDTYVEGIFNYRTRYDNGARALYRMMLADSVSTSNDWTADESNLNVRQVFAEFSDLPSFTGVFENASIWAGKRFDRDNFDIHWIDSDVVFLAGTGAGIYDMQLADNWTSNMSLYGRSFSDFEIIGSEDPGSTDSLILTSNNYVGNWQFMVSGLSAADNDERDIAAGQTAADSGFHSMVAYHGDSFFGLSEGNFKAALIHGQGLGAEAKVLGADGNLTDDAQATRLGLYGTTYLAPTWRVAPSLLAETSKDRYVQGDEFNWAGLNVRLANELTENFEMQYEASYQYMDLDQGEGGNAVKGDFGKLTVAPTFKPQVGGFWQRPEIRLFASYTDWDEDLNNFGGSFGEEGFTGGQWSFGVQTEVWF, encoded by the coding sequence ATGAATTCCGCGATTTTCAAGACACCGCTCGCCATCGCAATCACCGCGTCCGGCATGGCCCTGGCCAGTACCGCCAGTGCCCAGTCGAGCGATCTCGACCAGCGTCTGGCTGACCTCGAGGCGCGCATCGCCGCCGCCGAGCAGCGTGCCGATGCCGCCGAGCAGCGCGCCGAGGTTGCCGAGGCCCAGGCCGAGGAGCCCCTCTCCAGCGATGCGGTGGAGGAACGCCTGGCCAGCGTCGAACGCCAGGCCAGCGGCGAGGAAGGGTTCTCGTTCGGTGCCTATGCGCGCTCCGGGCTGCTGCTCGGCGAGGATCGTAAGAGCATCCCGGGTGGGCCCTATGTGACGCCCGCCGGGTCCTTGGGCGGTGCCGTGGGCCGTCTAGGCAACGAGGGAGACACCTATGTCGAGGGCATCTTCAATTACCGTACGCGCTACGACAACGGCGCCCGGGCCCTCTACCGTATGATGCTGGCCGACTCGGTGAGCACCAGCAACGACTGGACCGCCGACGAGTCGAACCTCAACGTGCGCCAGGTCTTCGCCGAATTCAGCGATCTGCCGAGCTTCACCGGGGTGTTCGAGAACGCCTCGATCTGGGCCGGCAAGCGCTTCGACCGTGACAATTTCGACATTCACTGGATCGACAGCGACGTCGTCTTCCTGGCCGGCACCGGGGCGGGGATCTACGACATGCAGCTGGCCGACAACTGGACCTCTAACATGTCGCTCTACGGCCGCAGCTTCAGCGATTTCGAGATCATCGGCAGCGAAGATCCGGGTAGCACCGACAGCCTGATCCTGACGTCCAACAACTACGTCGGTAACTGGCAGTTCATGGTCAGCGGCCTCTCCGCGGCGGATAACGACGAGCGCGACATCGCCGCCGGCCAGACCGCCGCCGACAGCGGCTTTCATAGCATGGTGGCGTACCACGGCGACAGCTTCTTCGGCCTGAGTGAGGGCAACTTCAAGGCGGCCCTGATCCACGGCCAGGGCCTGGGCGCCGAGGCCAAGGTGTTGGGTGCCGACGGCAACCTCACCGATGACGCCCAGGCCACCCGCCTGGGCCTCTATGGCACCACCTACCTGGCGCCGACCTGGCGCGTGGCGCCCTCGCTGCTCGCCGAGACCAGCAAGGATCGCTATGTCCAGGGCGATGAGTTCAACTGGGCGGGCCTCAACGTGCGCCTGGCCAACGAACTGACCGAGAACTTCGAGATGCAGTACGAGGCCAGCTACCAGTACATGGACCTCGACCAGGGGGAGGGCGGCAACGCCGTGAAGGGCGACTTCGGCAAGCTCACCGTGGCGCCCACCTTCAAGCCCCAGGTGGGGGGCTTCTGGCAGCGCCCCGAGATTCGTCTGTTCGCGTCCTATACCGACTGGGACGAGGACCTCAACAACTTCGGTGGCAGCTTCGGCGAAGAGGGCTTCACCGGAGGTCAGTGGAGCTTCGGCGTGCAGACCGAGGTGTGGTTCTGA
- a CDS encoding ABC transporter substrate-binding protein, with amino-acid sequence MFKTPLITTIALATAALTHAGHAQAADLTISCGAVGAELTLCQEGVSAWEEKTGHRVDVVSTPNSSTERLSLYQQILSANSSDIDIMQIDVVWPGLLANHLLDLHEVLGSDAAEGHFEAIVTNNTIDERLVAMPWFTDAGVLYYRADLLEKHGFEVPETWVELTETARHIKAAERDAGNDRMHGFVFQGRAYEGLTVNALEWVASHGGGSLVESDGEISINNPLAAEALELAASWVGDIAPSGVLNYTEEEARGVFQGGNAVFMRNWPYAWALAQSDDSDVRGKVGVTQLPHGDQGHSAGGLGGWNLAVSRYSDNPELAAELVAFLTGHDEQKRRAIEASYNPTLDALYQDNEVLDAVPFFGELYDTVVNAVARPSAPTGDAYGRVSNAFFSATHDVLSGDKDGATAVADLERELSRIKRRNW; translated from the coding sequence ATGTTCAAAACGCCTCTCATCACTACCATCGCCCTGGCCACCGCCGCCCTGACCCATGCAGGCCATGCTCAGGCCGCCGATCTGACCATCTCCTGCGGCGCGGTAGGCGCCGAGCTCACGCTGTGCCAGGAGGGCGTCAGTGCCTGGGAAGAAAAGACCGGTCACCGGGTCGACGTGGTCTCCACCCCCAACTCATCCACCGAGCGGCTGTCGCTCTATCAGCAGATCCTGTCCGCCAACTCCAGCGATATCGACATCATGCAGATCGACGTGGTGTGGCCCGGGCTACTCGCCAACCACCTGCTAGACCTGCATGAAGTACTCGGCAGCGACGCCGCAGAGGGTCACTTCGAGGCCATCGTCACCAACAACACCATCGACGAGCGCCTGGTCGCCATGCCCTGGTTCACCGATGCGGGGGTGCTGTACTACCGCGCCGACCTGCTGGAAAAGCACGGCTTCGAGGTTCCCGAGACCTGGGTGGAGCTCACCGAGACCGCCCGTCACATCAAGGCAGCCGAACGCGACGCCGGCAACGATCGCATGCATGGCTTCGTCTTTCAGGGCCGTGCCTATGAGGGCCTGACCGTCAATGCCCTGGAGTGGGTGGCCAGCCACGGCGGCGGCAGCCTGGTGGAGAGCGACGGCGAGATCAGCATCAATAACCCGCTGGCCGCCGAGGCCCTCGAGCTGGCCGCCAGCTGGGTCGGCGACATCGCGCCCAGCGGCGTCCTCAACTACACCGAGGAGGAGGCCCGGGGGGTCTTCCAGGGCGGCAATGCGGTGTTCATGCGCAACTGGCCCTACGCCTGGGCACTGGCCCAAAGCGACGACAGCGACGTGCGCGGCAAGGTCGGGGTGACCCAACTCCCCCATGGCGATCAAGGACACAGCGCCGGCGGCCTGGGCGGTTGGAACCTGGCGGTGTCCCGCTACAGTGACAACCCCGAACTCGCCGCCGAACTGGTGGCCTTCCTGACCGGGCACGACGAGCAGAAGCGCCGCGCCATCGAGGCCTCCTATAACCCCACCCTGGATGCCCTCTACCAGGATAACGAGGTACTCGACGCGGTGCCCTTCTTCGGCGAGCTCTACGACACCGTCGTCAACGCCGTGGCGCGCCCCTCGGCGCCTACCGGCGACGCTTACGGCCGGGTCAGCAACGCCTTCTTCAGCGCCACCCACGACGTGCTCTCCGGCGACAAGGATGGTGCCACGGCGGTCGCGGACCTCGAGCGCGAACTGTCTCGCATCAAGCGCCGCAACTGGTAA
- a CDS encoding ABC transporter permease, whose translation MTTTTDHGAPTTARLTAKAYRSTKVRRQRVRAAWTFLAPMLVALALVAGWPLLRTFYFSFTDASLSDLSLATFIGIENYLIYEEGRWYGVLADPIWWRAVWNTFYFAIVSVSLEVVFGVIVALILNAEFKGRTLVRAAVLIPWAIPTIVSAQMWAWMLNDQFGIINDLLMALGIIGDPIAWTADASYSMWAVIMVDVWKTTPFVALLALAAMQMLPKDCYEAAEVDGIHPVRVFFKVTLPLITPALMVAVIFRLLDALRVFDVIYVLTSNSTSTMSMSIYARQQLVEFQDVGYGSAASTLLFLIIALATVAYLYLGRRQLNLGGDA comes from the coding sequence ATGACAACGACCACCGATCACGGCGCGCCGACCACGGCGCGCCTCACGGCCAAGGCCTACCGTAGTACCAAGGTGCGCCGCCAGCGCGTACGCGCCGCCTGGACCTTTCTCGCGCCGATGCTGGTGGCCCTGGCCCTGGTGGCCGGCTGGCCGCTGCTGCGCACGTTCTACTTCAGCTTTACCGACGCCTCGCTGTCGGACCTGAGCCTGGCAACCTTCATCGGCATCGAGAACTACCTGATCTACGAGGAGGGCCGTTGGTACGGCGTGCTTGCCGATCCGATCTGGTGGCGAGCAGTGTGGAATACCTTCTATTTCGCCATCGTCTCGGTGTCGTTGGAGGTGGTGTTCGGGGTGATCGTCGCGCTGATCCTCAATGCCGAGTTCAAGGGACGCACCCTGGTGCGCGCCGCGGTGCTGATCCCCTGGGCCATTCCCACCATCGTCTCGGCACAGATGTGGGCGTGGATGCTCAACGACCAGTTCGGCATCATCAACGACCTCCTGATGGCACTGGGCATCATCGGCGACCCCATCGCCTGGACCGCCGACGCCTCCTACTCCATGTGGGCGGTGATCATGGTCGATGTGTGGAAAACCACGCCGTTCGTCGCCCTGCTGGCGCTGGCCGCCATGCAGATGCTGCCCAAGGACTGCTATGAGGCCGCCGAGGTCGACGGTATCCACCCGGTGAGAGTGTTCTTCAAGGTGACCCTGCCGCTGATCACTCCCGCCCTGATGGTCGCGGTGATCTTCCGCCTGCTCGACGCCCTGCGCGTGTTCGACGTCATCTATGTACTGACCTCAAATTCCACCAGCACCATGTCGATGTCGATCTACGCCCGCCAGCAGCTGGTCGAGTTCCAGGACGTGGGCTACGGCAGCGCCGCCTCGACCCTGCTGTTCCTGATCATCGCCCTGGCCACCGTGGCCTATCTCTACCTGGGCCGTCGACAACTCAACCTGGGAGGTGACGCATGA
- a CDS encoding sugar ABC transporter permease translates to MTVRQFNKLATRIGFWALVALIVVVAVFPFYYAVITSFKPSSDLFRVELWPSTWSLANYVQVFTQRSFLQAIFNSILIATSVVFIALLLGVTASYALGRVRFRGRSTVLLVILGVSMFPQVAVLSGLFEVIRALNLYNNPAGLILSYTIFTLPFTVWVLTTFMKQLPMELEEAAIMDGATPWITITKVFLPLMWPAMATTGLLAFIAAWNEFLFALTFTLTDSQRTVPVAIALLSGGSAYELPWGPIMAASVVVTVPLVVLVIIFQRRIVSGLTAGAVKG, encoded by the coding sequence ATGACGGTGCGCCAATTCAACAAACTCGCCACCCGCATCGGCTTCTGGGCCCTGGTGGCCTTGATCGTGGTGGTCGCGGTGTTCCCCTTCTATTACGCGGTGATCACCTCCTTCAAGCCGTCCAGCGACCTGTTCCGGGTCGAGCTATGGCCGTCCACCTGGAGCCTGGCCAACTATGTCCAGGTGTTCACTCAGCGCAGTTTCCTGCAGGCGATCTTCAACTCCATCCTGATCGCCACCAGCGTAGTGTTCATCGCCCTGCTGCTCGGCGTCACCGCCTCCTACGCCCTGGGCCGGGTGCGCTTTCGCGGCCGCTCCACGGTGCTGCTGGTGATCCTCGGCGTATCGATGTTCCCCCAGGTGGCGGTGCTCTCCGGCCTGTTCGAGGTGATCCGTGCGCTCAACCTCTACAACAACCCGGCCGGGCTGATCCTCAGCTACACCATCTTCACCCTGCCGTTCACCGTCTGGGTGCTGACCACCTTCATGAAGCAGCTGCCCATGGAGCTCGAGGAGGCCGCGATCATGGACGGCGCCACGCCCTGGATCACCATCACCAAGGTGTTCCTGCCGCTGATGTGGCCGGCCATGGCCACCACCGGGCTGTTGGCGTTCATTGCCGCCTGGAACGAGTTCCTGTTCGCGCTGACCTTCACCCTCACCGACAGCCAGCGCACCGTGCCGGTGGCCATCGCCCTGCTCTCCGGCGGCAGCGCCTACGAGCTGCCCTGGGGCCCGATCATGGCCGCCTCGGTGGTGGTCACCGTGCCGCTGGTGGTGCTGGTGATCATCTTCCAGCGCCGCATCGTCTCCGGCCTTACCGCCGGCGCCGTCAAGGGCTAA
- a CDS encoding alpha-glucosidase has translation MQDNTLWWRGGVIYQIYPRSFMDANGDGIGDLKGITDKLDYVASLGVDGIWLSPFFTSPMLDFGYDVSDYRGVDPMFGSLDDFKALLEKAHSLGLKVMIDQVISHSSDQHPWFQESRADRTNPKANWYVWADPKPDGTPPNNWLSIFGGPAWTFDPRRRQYYLHNFLSSQPDLNFHHPEVRAAQLDNMRFWLELGVDGFRLDTVNFYFHDAALRDNPPVPAGAAKTLGAPEANPYTWQRHVYDLSRPENLEFLRELRALMDAFPGTTTVGEIGDDNPLERMAEYTAGGDKLHMAYTFDLLNAPRSPAYLREVIERFQRLAGDAWPCWALSNHDVVRSATRWGAGEDPVAYPKVALAMLFSLRGSVCLYQGEELGLPEAEVPFEHIQDPYGKVLWPEFKGRDGCRTPMPWENAEHAGFTAADVTPWLPVEARQLPLAVAEQQDDAGSMLSATRRLLDFRAAHPALVEGELALVDVGDALLGFVRETGEERILCVFNLTGQPRETRLPLTVKASLEGHGFEAERDGESLRLPPYQAAYFAI, from the coding sequence ATGCAGGACAACACCCTCTGGTGGCGCGGCGGCGTCATCTACCAGATCTATCCGCGCAGCTTCATGGACGCCAACGGCGACGGTATCGGCGACCTCAAGGGCATCACCGACAAGCTCGACTATGTGGCGAGCCTCGGCGTGGACGGTATCTGGCTATCGCCCTTCTTCACCTCGCCGATGCTCGACTTCGGCTACGACGTCAGCGACTACCGCGGCGTCGATCCGATGTTCGGCAGCCTGGACGACTTCAAGGCGCTGCTGGAGAAGGCGCATTCACTGGGCCTCAAGGTGATGATCGACCAGGTGATCAGCCACTCCTCGGACCAGCACCCGTGGTTCCAGGAGAGCCGCGCCGATCGCACCAATCCCAAGGCCAACTGGTACGTCTGGGCCGACCCCAAGCCCGACGGCACCCCGCCCAACAACTGGCTGTCGATCTTCGGCGGGCCGGCCTGGACCTTCGATCCGCGCCGCCGCCAGTACTACCTGCACAACTTCCTGTCGAGCCAGCCGGACCTCAATTTTCATCACCCTGAGGTACGCGCCGCTCAATTGGACAATATGCGCTTCTGGCTGGAACTCGGCGTCGACGGCTTCCGCCTGGATACCGTCAACTTCTACTTCCATGACGCCGCGCTACGCGACAATCCGCCGGTGCCGGCGGGCGCCGCCAAGACCCTCGGCGCCCCGGAGGCCAACCCCTACACCTGGCAGCGCCACGTCTATGACCTGAGCCGACCGGAGAACCTCGAGTTCCTCAGGGAGCTGCGCGCCCTCATGGATGCCTTCCCCGGCACCACCACGGTGGGCGAGATCGGCGACGACAATCCGTTGGAGCGCATGGCCGAATACACCGCGGGCGGCGACAAGCTGCATATGGCCTACACCTTCGACCTGCTCAACGCCCCCCGCTCACCGGCCTATCTCCGCGAGGTCATCGAGCGCTTCCAGCGCCTGGCCGGCGACGCCTGGCCGTGCTGGGCGCTGTCCAACCACGACGTGGTGAGAAGCGCGACCCGCTGGGGCGCCGGAGAGGACCCCGTCGCCTACCCCAAGGTGGCACTGGCCATGCTCTTCTCGCTGCGCGGCAGCGTCTGCCTCTACCAGGGCGAGGAGCTCGGCCTGCCCGAGGCCGAGGTGCCCTTCGAGCACATCCAGGACCCCTACGGCAAGGTACTGTGGCCGGAGTTCAAGGGCCGCGACGGCTGTCGTACCCCCATGCCCTGGGAAAATGCCGAGCACGCTGGCTTCACCGCCGCGGACGTGACGCCCTGGCTGCCGGTGGAGGCCCGCCAGCTGCCGCTGGCCGTGGCCGAGCAGCAGGACGACGCGGGCTCGATGCTCAGCGCCACCCGCCGCCTGCTCGACTTCCGCGCCGCGCATCCGGCACTGGTCGAGGGCGAGCTGGCGCTGGTCGATGTCGGCGACGCACTGCTGGGTTTCGTGCGCGAGACGGGCGAAGAGCGCATCCTGTGCGTCTTCAACCTGACCGGCCAGCCACGCGAGACCCGGCTGCCACTGACGGTCAAGGCTTCTTTGGAGGGCCACGGCTTCGAGGCCGAACGCGACGGCGAGAGCCTGCGGCTGCCGCCCTACCAGGCCGCCTACTTCGCCATCTGA